The window tcttctttcttttcatacGAACACAAAGAATCTTTTGGGCAATAGGTTCTAGAATTCCTAGGGCCTACAgcttaaattgatttatccttaagttatatatatatatgtatctatataaaagaaaactcaTTGATTAATAAAGTAGCATCTGACTTGATGGTtaatttaacatatttaaaGCTATATTTTTCGTTATTTTTTTCAcctaataaattaatttagtaagatagtaataataaaggtaatatcaaacaaaaataataaaaatcacTATTATTACTTTTTTGTTAGGTGCTACAATTATATACTAATTTTTTGTTACtctttaatataataaaattaagcaACATAGTGACAGTAATAGATAATGTGAAGCAAAAGTAATAAACTTCCTTATTACAAATTTTTATGTACGTGCTATAAGTTTTGGTTatgtattaaattttttttacctgCTCAACAATTTGTTACACGTTCAtgtaaaaaatcaaataatatagtaacaaaaatagataatgttaaataaaagtgataaaattcCATGTTATTAACTTTTTGTTGATATTCATGTAATGAATTAAGtaacataataataaaaaaataatataaaataaaaattaagtaacttttcttcttataaaagttaagaataaaaagggggttttaattaataattagagaaaaaaatttgtcCAAGAATAATTAGagggaaattaaaaaaaaaaaaggaagaagaaggaagGCATTAATTAAGCCAAACGTGTGACttggaaaaagtaaaaattcaaTGAGCCAATAATGGTTGCCTCGCTTTCACGGGATGTCCCCACCAAACTCCAAAATCTCTTTTCCACGCTCTGCTTTCAacttttgttttatattttcttatttttttttccaagatTGAAAGCCCCCAACTTTATGACAACGAGGACTGCTAAATTGCTGCACGACCCACACCCCACGCCCTTTAATGGCGCGTCGATCCACATCCGTGAATTTATGCATCCAACCAGTTTTAATAGGTTTAACATTTCAATCActtcattaataataataagcgAAAAAAAAAGACGTATATTTTTCATGCACTTCaaaaaataccctttaatccaaacatattttgtttgtataaatttaacattttcaattttactcACTAAATTATTATGAGATATTTCTTAACTATATCCTAATCCTTTTTAAgattaaaattcttcaaaaagtTATTCagtcatttatttaatttatctcgatagtatttattttcatttcaataatatattaagataaaaaatcacttttgaatctaaaataaattttacattctaattatgataaatatctttatttgtattataaaaatactttaaGATACTAAATTTCGTAATACGTGCATGAAAAATCATTATAACTCTCTTATAAAATAAAGGTATAGATTTAAGGAAAACATGTACTAACTTGTTAGTCAAAAGAGATTCGTTGGAAGAATCATTTTTCGACTCTTTTACTATTCTTATTCTTTGTTAGTCAAAGTTATGTATAATTAAGGATTATCAATACCAATTGTAAATATCAacagaaataagaaaattatttgataCTATAACGTTATCATGCATTCATCTAAAATAATCTATGGTAGtcaaacaagtaaaaaacgggaaaaaagaagaagaagaagagatttCCACATTGAGCCCGTTTTGGAATGGTCAAACatgtaattaaaataagttaatgGCCAATAAAAAACAATAGTAAGTGGAGCGTGCACGGCACGAGTAACATTTGGACTGTTGCTACTCTTTCCTGTTTGGAACCAAATCATCGGGCGGGAAAGGGAATCCAATGCTACCAGCCGACTTTTTGGCTTTAACAAAATCGGCGACTTTTACGAGCGTCTGGCCGGCGGGATCGCAAATCTGGTGTCGTTTAAGGTGCTGCCTTTTTGTGTTTCACCTCTTCTTCTTATGTCCATTGTGTCTGTGTTAGTACATATacagtaattttaattttgtctcTACCAAGCCATAAAATGCAAGGATgaataaaaacaagaaattattaattaattcaatatagctaaaatatttacatttaATATATTGTTGCATATATAAATAGGTAAATAATTGAAGGTAACTATAATTATATAtctaaaatgaagaaagtgGCACAAAATGGAGGTTAATCATAgtttatataacatatatatatatatatatattgcttCAAATAGTCGTGGTTCATAGGTCAACCATGTTCCAATTTTGTAAAAAGGATTGGAGATAATCTTGATGGCAATCATGTTATCTTGAAATTAAAATCTTGATgacttatattttttttttcaataaaagaataaaagaaggTTAAAAGGCACCCATCATTTTGGTTGGAGGATTGGTGTGATTATACTAAGAAGTAAGGAGGCACCCGTGAAGGTGTTCAATTTTccttgaaaaacaaaagatgaGAAGGAAATAAATTATATTCATGTATAAGAAAAGGTTGTGACAGTCAAGCactttaaaggaaaataaaattatactcACTCAATAATGAGTACTAAAAGGAATCTTGGaataatcatattttattCTCCTTGGCAtgtgaaaaaacaaaacattaaattttttttgtattgcTTATTTATCAAAGCGATAAACAACAAGGCACACGCCCGCACGTGACCGAGCAAGTTTTTGTTTGAACCTTTCTCTAATCCCAATTtgcatataataaaactccAATTAAACAAGCATCATTAGCCTCTATAATCTCAAtgcattaatataataatcaaCTCCCCAAACTCTCATGAATTAAAGGAAAACAAACCATTCATTCTATATTCTTTAATTGAACCCACAATTTGGCCAAGTTGCTAGCTGTGGAACTGCAAATAATTTGAACAAATACTGTTAAACATGAGCAACTGACAATTAAATCATGTGTATTCTGAACTTATGAaggaagaaattttttttttcaatcttaTAGTTTATCAtaactaactaaaaatgaTAACAATCatcaagttaaaaattttattaatcttaattatttattaaacaattttaagcATCTCAATTACTAACAATCATTAGGTCAATAAGGTAGTATTTCTAGATATAGTAAATCATCGTTTTATATTGTTCTTGGCTGTTGGAACTggagatttttaattttaaaagtcataaaacaaaatcctGGGGTTGTTTGCTTGGACTGAAACCTTCCAAGAGAAATTCCTCTCAActgtatttaaattaattattttaaaaaaacaaacactcctaaatataaaaatttatcagtttttacttttatgaATAATATGCAGAGACATAATGAATACAGAGATGACCATAACTTGCTACGATCTGCATGATGGGGGCTCGGATTCTGGTATGTTGAACACTTGGAACTCCAAAAAACCATTTAGATACATATAAACAAGGATGTCATAATTATGGATTATCAACCGCGCAACTGTCTTTTAGTTTTAAGTCatttttgatgaattattaTCAAAAGGATCATCAGAGTCATCCTCTTGATCCAATGAAACATCGACCGATAAAATCAAAGTAGGAGAAATCTCTTCAGGCTCTTGAGAACTGTCACCTTGATCTGGTTGAACACCAGCTAacaaggaaggaaaaagagaagcaTCATCCATATGTTCCGGATCATCTGGGCCCTCCTCACTGGATTGTTCCGAGTTCATCCTGAATATAAAGTCTCTTGGGCTTAAAGGCTCTAAAATTTCAAACTCATGTTCTGGTTTATGCTGCTGATTAAATCGGCCCAGGACCTTAACGGGAGATTTGTAGCATGATTCACATAGGTCAAAACCTATTTCCTCCACACagtctttgcatttgtatcTCTCCCCGATTATTGGAGACATCTGCAACAAATGCAGAAATTGGCATTCATTAAATGTGTTCTCCAACCAAAACAAACATACAGTGCAATTGCAAAATGATCTACCATCCACTATCCACTAGGGTGGCAGCAAAAAGATGACGAGATTTTCCAGAGTCTGCTCTGGATGTAAGGGGACTTGGCTTCTATTGTTATGGTCATCTGCAGTCAGTTTCAGTACATTATTCTCCGATCTAAAATGTTGTAAATTCTCTTTCATCCTCCACCCTGAGCTCTAAATGTTTATCAATTATTATCACTGAActgtttaaaatggaaagttTCCCCCCCGACTTTCAAAAAATAGTTTATCAGAATCACTACAAGGCATCTTCTAATCCTAGTTGGCTAGTCCAAATTACCCTACTAAGCTTGTAACTAGAGACAAAGGGGGTAGAgggatttaaaaaatttgttacAGTAGAGGGCATTAGATGGATGTTTCATATTTTCCAGTAATAACAAGAAACTACCCTTCTAATAAAAGAGTCGCTCTGTTCATACAAATAATGAAAATCAATAAAAGGAAAACTCCATATCTTCCATAATGTTTCTTCAAAGAACCAATTAGCCACTTTGGTGCAAATAACTGAATTTTAATCAGagataacaaaaataaaaagattaccCCACAATAATCACAGCCCACTCCAACATGAACTTTTGGTCCATTGCCCAAAAACCATGATGAGTAGATAGCAGTAGAAATTGACGTTGTCCGGTTGGCATGTCGTTCAGTTTGTATTGAACCTGATCTCAAGTTTAATGGCAGGAATGAGTTCAActataaacaaataattaagcataaagaaacaaaaatgtatATCAAGTTCAAGCCTTTGGGGGCATCAGTCACACAATACATTTAAACACACCTAGTTGTCAGGCTAATAACGCATGAAAAAGACGACAATCTCACACCTAACCCATAAAAAATGTTGCAATTGAGCacaagaaaacagaaaaacaaaggaaCTACATGAGACAGTTAGAGATTTCATTAGCATCCTTtcaagagaagagaaaaagtcAGAACATGACCAAGTCACACTGATAAATATTATGACTGCACAAGGTAGTACTAAATCTGGTTTGACAAGGACAAGTTCTATGAGAGAGAAATTTGTGTTTTAAGGAAGTGTTTACTATATTTATAGCTAGTTAACAGCTTAGTTACACCTCTTAGTTGAGGAGAAGAGCAGCCTACAATCTAAATTACATGTTAAATCCTGAACCCCAGTAAGTTAATAGCtcttcataaggttttcaaaagaaataaagaaaaaagaaaacatatttcaaATTGAATCTTTTCTATAAGACAGGAAGGAATAGTTTAAATGATCATAGCACCCTAAGCATAACTGATGGTGAAAATAAATGATTCTGAGAGTAGGATACTGACAATTGTTTTTTTTGAGTAAGGCCCCTTGTCTTTCCGAATATTTCTCAGGAAACTGCTCCTCCAAGAAATGGTGTAGAATTAAACAAACACTTGCAAATCCATTTGGATGCAAGCTTTGACAAACTTGACACCTAGGGATTTCATCCTTTGGAATAACAAAACAAGATTCACAAAATACTGCACCAAAGAAGAAACATATGTAAATGATTGACAATGGTAGTCCCTAaccctttttaacttttgagATAACAGATAACAGAAATATATACTACCATGGCCACAATTGAGAACCACTGGTCGAAAGAGCAGCCTCTTGCATGCAGGACAGAGTAAATCAGCAACAGAAACCTTCTTTTGATCTCTATGTTCAAAATAATTTCTGATACAACTACTTCCTTGGTTGGGAGCATTTGCAGCATCTTCAGGGTTCTTCAAAGGTGTTGCCAGTTTAATTGGCATGCCATTTTCATCCTGCACAGTTGATTTTGGTGAATCCCTGAATGAGGAAGATTCCCCATTTTTAGAACAACTTTCTGAATAGAAGTCTGTTTGGAGATGAGCAAGGGTATAGTTATTCCCCAAAATATCAGAATTCTCAGTAAACTGTGGtgcaaataaattttgatcaaattgaGGTGAGAAGTGGCCTgctctcttctcttcttctgaacaaggaaagaagaaaatagaaaaaaaatgatatatgagacattaataaatcaaaatacatAAAGCACCAGCATCTTCCTCCCATTCTAGGGGAGATGTCAAATGAACTATctaaaaatagaaatttatAGTCTAATGTATCAACAGTCAAAGCAACATGCAAAATTCAGAAAACTTTTGAGAATTGAGCaccaaagaaaatgaaacagaTCTCAACATCAACAAAGGAAAGTTTCAACCAGaaatataataagaagaaaattcaagTGAGCTTATATTATTTCCCCAATTTTGGACAGCAAAAAAATCTGATTTCAGGATCAAATTAGTAATAGTTAGCAATTCACATAATCACAGTGTATAAGTATCTGCGATGTTTGGGAGCCGAGTTAAACTTCATGAAAATCGAATCATTTGTTGCTACTACGAACTAGAGATTAAGTCCTTATCACAATAACCAATTTTCAAGCATCTGGTAAATTAAAAACTTCACTAAAGCTTTCAAAAGATTCAGTGCATTGACTACAAATTATAAAAGCAATTTTTTTCCTGCAAAAACTAACAATTTGTAAACAGATTTTTGAGCACTTATCagaataaaggaaagaagaaacaaaggTACCTTGCACTTGTCTTTCCCTTTTCTTGTAGGCCATAGGATACAACTTCAGGAGCAAAAAGTGCAGCAATTGACAGATACTTGGGAAATGATTGAATGGGCAACGACAAACGGGACAGTGGGACTCAAGAAAATGATTCATTGCACTGTAGACACACCAGAAGCATGATAGGTGGCCACAGGCTGCAAATATGGAAAGCAAAGGCAGGTTACAGGTAAAATCACATGTGAAAATGTAGTTCAACACAGTGCCTTCTTACCTAATACAACAGGCTTGTATAAGAGTTCCCTGTAACAGAGAAGGGAATTGCCTTCAAACAGGTTGCATATTCAAGGAAAAACAGCTTCAATAAACTAATAACTACGAGGTACCCACAAATTGTAATAAGTTATACACCATTTAAGATAAATGATTAAACTATTAACTTCTGCTCATTGAATAGGTCCAtaattcatttttgctttataATTTCCACAGAAAGGGAGAATACAAGCAACATTCAGCCTCTCAAATCCAAATCCTAGTCTCCTAATTCACCCAAAACTCATTATAACACCCACTGAATTCACCAAGAACATTAGAAACTCATATAAAAATGTCACTTGGGCTGGCTCATTCCATTTTGCTTTGAGAAAAGGCCTTTTCAACTTCAAGCTTGACAGAAATTAATGATATCCTTGAACATTTTCATTCAACTTTCACAGAGTTTTGACAGACGTGCACTTTCTTCAAGTGATTAGCCACTAGTCGACCATAAAGTTGGTTCCAACACCAAAATTGGGGGAAGCATAATACATTAGAAAATAGTCAGATGCAGAATTTTGGGAGTTGAATGTTGGcaagtttatttttatattgagaCAAAAATCCACAAACATAAGCTCCTTTTTCAAATCTCAAAGAAGTCATCACTTACTTAGACCAATAAATAGAGCTGAGGTGAAAGTAAAGCACTAAACATATCCGCAAAGATGCCATCAAGCTTTAGATAAGCTTTTTtcctaaatttatttatataacaaGTCTTATTCCTAGTCCTAAGCTAACTGattatttagaaacaaaaaacagATGTAGCAAAattaatctcaaaataaaacccaaaattggtatatatttttttaatcaccACAAGACAAAGACAAAGTCTCAAATCTCAATAGTTCATAGTATCATAGCTACTGCATAGCCTACTTCCTAAATCCTAACATGAATTCGGAATAAGCATATATAACCCTAAGTAAAAAGTGCAGCTATAATTCCATAAACACTAAAAATTTACTAGTAaactcataaaaaattatataaaatgataaaaacaaatttctaaataaaattaatcctTCCGATAAGATTATTATCAAACAAGTTTACCCTCCCTCCCATATTAGATACTTCATCGAGAACTAAAGCCAGGAGAAAGGGGCAAGAACTGACAGGCAAATGCAACATTGGAACTCGTCAGGAAATTCCTCAGACGGAAGGTTATCGAttccttctccttctttttctttctctgttTCCATTAGGGTTTTATCCATATTCACGTCgttttcctctttttccattttctgaaacagggaaaaaaaagaaaaagaaaaagaaaagaaaatgatgagaGCGGAAAGGGAAGGAGGGGAGGCGAAGGGAATCGTAGGAGAAGGGGGGAAAGGGTAAATTAATGCTCAGAGGTGGCCAACAATTTGGGCTGGCAAGTTGCTGGTGCTGCTGCCAACAGAGACGCCTTTGCCTTATCAGCTGGCTTACTGGCCCTACCTACTTGGGCTTCCCTCTAATTTTGACTTCGGCCCATTTCAACTCTGGCTTTACCAacctttccatttttttttcttttttccatatttttatgtttaatttgtattttaaaaaaaaaaacctccaCATGaatca is drawn from Theobroma cacao cultivar B97-61/B2 chromosome 4, Criollo_cocoa_genome_V2, whole genome shotgun sequence and contains these coding sequences:
- the LOC18602744 gene encoding E3 ubiquitin-protein ligase PRT1 isoform X1 yields the protein MEKEENDVNMDKTLMETEKEKEGEGIDNLPSEEFPDEFQCCICLELLYKPVVLACGHLSCFWCVYSAMNHFLESHCPVCRCPFNHFPSICQLLHFLLLKLYPMAYKKRERQVQEEEKRAGHFSPQFDQNLFAPQFTENSDILGNNYTLAHLQTDFYSESCSKNGESSSFRDSPKSTVQDENGMPIKLATPLKNPEDAANAPNQGSSCIRNYFEHRDQKKVSVADLLCPACKRLLFRPVVLNCGHVFCESCFVIPKDEIPRCQVCQSLHPNGFASVCLILHHFLEEQFPEKYSERQGALLKKNNCSIQTERHANRTTSISTAIYSSWFLGNGPKVHVGVGCDYCGMSPIIGERYKCKDCVEEIGFDLCESCYKSPVKVLGRFNQQHKPEHEFEILEPLSPRDFIFRMNSEQSSEEGPDDPEHMDDASLFPSLLAGVQPDQGDSSQEPEEISPTLILSVDVSLDQEDDSDDPFDNNSSKMT
- the LOC18602744 gene encoding E3 ubiquitin-protein ligase PRT1 isoform X2 translates to MEKEENDVNMDKTLMETEKEKEGEGIDNLPSEEFPDEFQCCICLELLYKPVVLACGHLSCFWCVYSAMNHFLESHCPVCRCPFNHFPSICQLLHFLLLKLYPMAYKKRERQVQEEEKRAGHFSPQFDQNLFAPQFTENSDILGNNYTLAHLQTDFYSESCSKNGESSSFRDSPKSTVQDENGMPIKLATPLKNPEDAANAPNQGSSCIRNYFEHRDQKKVSVADLLCPACKRLLFRPVVLNCGHGSIQTERHANRTTSISTAIYSSWFLGNGPKVHVGVGCDYCGMSPIIGERYKCKDCVEEIGFDLCESCYKSPVKVLGRFNQQHKPEHEFEILEPLSPRDFIFRMNSEQSSEEGPDDPEHMDDASLFPSLLAGVQPDQGDSSQEPEEISPTLILSVDVSLDQEDDSDDPFDNNSSKMT